Proteins encoded by one window of Venturia canescens isolate UGA chromosome 2, ASM1945775v1, whole genome shotgun sequence:
- the LOC122407178 gene encoding putative ubiquitin-like-specific protease 1B codes for MSSRHSTTDTRTRRTWFLAAENRKYENSEGLRNFLGVNTGMKMDASTQTDEVVRKHFSQQTDGEKGKWVNEDKEVEIVQEIKGRKDEDDISIIAVFHPISSMKKRTRDVKTQTASSTKEKGMQTEWMLHVTEIEESRRSNRDLLLRFIKRQWNLIEVREAVKVPVMLSPIREFEEKAEEWKTWGAGEFRWDDNTEKNENKKKGTNDDREKKQTKRIKEEAERKDKENIENKNDNNNIGNSKHERKRTNDKEERQIKEIIKEDKGNNTNNDVNNEKKRKSDNDDGQTKTKKIKREIKQQDLETLNGTNWLNDEVINNYLELISDEKTYAMSSFFFPRLHVNGYEAVKRWTRKVNIFKFEKMIVPINLGNHWCLAVIDFLARNIVYYDSFGRENPKYLITLQNYLVEEAKNKGEGPIQIEEWSLVTKMNIPRQTNGYDCGVFVCLYAKHVIERKEMNFSQQEMPQKRRQIRRELETGIIES; via the exons ATGTCAAGTCGTCACTCGACAACGGACACTCGAACGAGACGGACGTGGTTTCTAGCAGCAGAAAATCGAAAGTACGAGAATTCAGAGGGACTTAGGAATTTTTTAGGCGTAAATACAG GCATGAAGATGGACGCAAGTACGCAGACGGATGAAGTGGTGCGCAAGCATTTCAGCCAGCAGACCGACGGAGAAAAGGGGAAGTGGGTGAATGAAGATAAGGAGGTGGAGATAGTGCAGGAGATAAAGGGAAGGAAGGATGAggatgacatttcgatcatcGCGGTGTTTCACCCGATATCGTCGATGAAAAAGAGGACGAGAGATGTGAAGACGCAAACCGCATCTTCAACAAAGGAGAAGGGGATGCAGACGGAGTGGATGCTCCATGTGACAGAGATCGAGGAGTCACGAAGGTCAAATCGCGACCTGCTCCTTCGCTTTATTAAGCGCCAATGGAACCTGATTGAGGTAAGGGAGGCAGTTAAGGTGCCGGTCATGCTTTCCCCTATAAGGGAGTTCGAGGAAAAGGCGGAAGAGTGGAAAACATGGGGAGCAGGAGAGTTTAGGTGGGATGACAACACCGAGAAGAATGAAAACAAGAAGAAAGGGACCAATGATGAcagggaaaagaaacaaacaaaGAGGATAAAGGAAGAAGCGGAAAGAAAAGACAAGGAGAacatagaaaacaaaaatgacaaCAATAACATTGGTAACAGCAAGCACGAAAGAAAGAGGACTAACGACAAGGAGGAAAGACAAATAAAGGAGATAATAAAGGAGGACAAAGGAAACAACACTAACAATGACGTTAACaatgaaaagaagagaaaaagcgaCAACGATGAcggacaaacaaaaacaaagaaaataaaaagagagataaaACAACAGGACCTTGAAACCCTAAATGGGACAAATTGGTTGAACGACGAGGTAATAAACAATTACCTCGAGTTAATCAGTGACGAAAAAACATATGCGATGAGCTCGTTTTTCTTCCCCCGACTCCACGTAAACGGATACGAAGCAGTCAAAAGATGGACTAGAAAGGTCAACATCTTTAAGTTCGAGAAAATGATTGTCCCGATCAACTTGGGCAACCATTGGTGTCTGGCGGTCATCGACTTTTTGGCGAGAAATATCGTCTATTACGATAGTTTTGGGCGAGAAAACccgaaatatttgatcactCTCCAGAACTATTTGGTTGAAGAGGCAAAGAACAAGGGAGAGGGTCCAATCCAAATTGAGGAGTGGAGTTTGGTGACGAAGATGAATATCCCTCGACAAACGAACGGATACGATTGTGGAGTGTTTGTTTGCCTCTACGCTAAGCATGTCATAGAGAGGAAAGAAATGAACTTCTCACAACAGGAGATGCCCCAGAAACGCCGACAAATAAGGAGGGAGTTGGAAACGGGGATAATCGAGTCATAA